From Pagrus major chromosome 9, Pma_NU_1.0, the proteins below share one genomic window:
- the LOC141001881 gene encoding helix-loop-helix protein 2-like, which yields MMLSPDPPGSDPPWGQTDSETLLDTLNAHCGSMPTEPARSVHVAGLSREEKRRRRRATAKYRSAHATRERVRVVAFNVAFAELRKLLPTLPPDKKLSKIEILRLAICYISYLHHVLDV from the coding sequence ATGATGCTCAGTCCGGACCCGCCCGGCTCCGACCCTCCCTGGGGTCAAACAGACTCAGAGACCCTCCTGGACACTCTGAACGCGCACTGTGGCTCCATGCCGACCGAACCCGCGCGCTCCGTGCACGTGGCCGGCCTCagcagggaggagaagaggcggAGGAGGCGCGCGACAGCCAAATATCGATCCGCGCACGCCACCAGGGAGAGGGTGCGCGTGGTGGCCTTCAACGTGGCCTTTGCGGAGCTGAGGAAGCTGCTGCCGACCCTCCCGCCGGACAAGAAGCTGTCCAAGATTGAGATCCTGCGGCTCGCCATTTGTTACATCTCATACCTGCACCACGTGCTGGATGTGTAG
- the LOC141002516 gene encoding ribosyldihydronicotinamide dehydrogenase [quinone]-like, whose protein sequence is MAGKKVLIVYAHQSSGSFNAAAKDAAKEALTTQGCTVEVSDLYAMKFKATATAEDITGDVQNADHFRYAEETKLAWEAGKLSDDITEEQRKLTQADLVIFQFPMYWFSLPAIMKGWIDRVLTLGYAFSQEKRYSQGVFNDKKALLSFTTGSQESMFSANGINGDMNVTLWPLQNGILHYCGFQVLSPQIFWAPSHVPSEVRSTMLKGWRTRLQGILGEEPLAFTSLDCFDREKGFQLKPEFHEKHAAKEFGPTVGTHLGKPLPPHNQMRAGS, encoded by the exons ATGG cagGAAAGAAAGTGTTGATTGTGTATGCCCACCAGAGCTCTGGCTCATTCAATGCTGCAGCTAAAGATGCTGCCAAGGAGGCTTTAACAACTCAGGGCTGCACAGTTGAAGTGTCCGACCTGTACGCCATGAAGTTTAAAGCCACTGCTACTGCTGAGGACATCACCG GAGATGTTCAGAACGCTGATCACTTCCGTTACGCAGAGGAGACCAAGCTTGCATGGGAGGCAGGAAAACTGTCGGATGATATCACCGAAGAACAACGCAAACTCACTCAGGCAGACCTCGTCATCTTTCAG TTCCCCATGTACTGGTTCTCTCTTCCTGCCATCATGAAGGGCTGGATCGACCGGGTGCTCACGCTGGGCTATGCCTTCTCACAAGAGAAGCGATACAGCCAGGGTGTCTTCAAT GACAAGAAAGCCCTGCTGTCCTTCACCACTGGGTCTCAGGAGTCCATGTTCAGTGCAAATGGCATTAATGGTGACATGAATGTCACACTGTGGCCACTGCAG AATGGCATCCTGCACTACTGTGGCTTCCAGGTTCTATCCCCTCAGATCTTCTGGGCTCCGTCTCACGTTCCCTCTGAGGTACGCAGCACCATGCTGAAGGGCTGGCGTACACGACTGCAAGGCATCCTGGGAGAAGAACCCCTTGCCTTCACGTCTCTGGACTGCTTCGACAGGGAGAAGGGTTTCCAGCTGAAGCCGGAGTTTCATGAGAAACACGCCGCCAAGGAGTTCGGACCGACGGTGGGGACCCACCTGGGCAAGCCGCTACCACCACACAACCAGATGAGGGCTGGAAGCTGA